One window from the genome of bacterium encodes:
- a CDS encoding CapA family protein, whose protein sequence is MTHRVPDGDHVSLCFTGDLMLEHPLLRSGADATGPATLEAYALLQQADLGVINLEVALTDRGTPASKLVTMRADPNLASELSRIGCRVATVANNHALDYGADGLLRTLDVLAEAGIAAAGGGRDLDAAMAPAMARAGGRRVAVLSFATTLPHGFAARPGAPGIAPIRIRTSYLYDSETLDEVPGMSPYVQTEANPDDVERACGAIRSAREDADLVVVAMHWGIPNGWIAAHQGPLAAYQRPLGRALIDAGADAIVGHNAHMLHGMELYRGRPILYSIGDFVFHTHAEGRTIVLRRTFPPYNTAPLHAPVTKLTCAVRLLAGAAGIARVEVVPVVLNALGEPEVVRGDRAEAVLNFLDEQSAPLGARLRRDGGRGVLVEAEAC, encoded by the coding sequence GTGACACACCGCGTGCCGGACGGCGACCACGTTTCGCTCTGCTTCACCGGCGACCTGATGTTGGAGCACCCGCTGCTGCGCAGCGGCGCCGATGCGACGGGGCCCGCGACCCTCGAAGCCTACGCGCTGCTCCAGCAGGCGGATCTCGGCGTGATCAATCTCGAGGTCGCGCTGACCGATCGCGGCACCCCGGCCAGCAAGCTGGTTACGATGCGCGCCGATCCGAATCTCGCGAGCGAGCTGTCGCGAATCGGCTGCCGCGTCGCCACCGTGGCCAACAACCACGCGCTCGACTACGGCGCGGACGGTCTGTTGCGGACGCTCGACGTCCTGGCGGAGGCGGGGATCGCCGCGGCGGGCGGCGGCCGGGACCTCGACGCGGCGATGGCTCCGGCGATGGCGCGCGCGGGCGGCAGGCGCGTGGCGGTCCTGTCCTTCGCTACGACGCTGCCGCACGGATTCGCGGCCCGTCCCGGCGCCCCCGGGATCGCGCCGATCAGGATCAGGACGAGCTACCTGTACGACAGCGAGACGCTGGACGAGGTGCCGGGGATGTCGCCGTACGTGCAGACGGAAGCCAATCCCGACGACGTCGAGCGCGCCTGCGGGGCCATCCGGTCGGCGCGCGAAGACGCCGATCTCGTCGTCGTGGCGATGCACTGGGGAATCCCGAACGGCTGGATCGCCGCCCACCAAGGCCCGCTGGCGGCCTACCAGCGCCCGCTCGGCCGCGCGCTCATCGATGCGGGCGCCGACGCGATCGTCGGTCACAACGCCCACATGCTGCACGGCATGGAGCTCTACCGCGGCCGTCCGATCCTGTACTCGATCGGCGACTTCGTGTTCCACACGCACGCCGAGGGCCGCACGATCGTCCTTCGCCGGACGTTTCCGCCGTACAACACCGCGCCGCTCCACGCCCCGGTGACGAAGCTCACGTGCGCCGTCCGGCTGCTTGCCGGCGCCGCGGGCATCGCGCGGGTCGAGGTCGTGCCGGTCGTGCTGAACGCGTTGGGGGAGCCGGAAGTGGTCCGCGGCGATCGCGCAGAGGCCGTCCTCAATTTCCTCGACGAGCAGAGCGCGCCGCTCGGCGCGCGGCTCCGGCGCGACGGCGGGCGAGGAGTGCTGGTGGAGGCGGAGGCATGCTGA
- a CDS encoding ABC transporter permease, which yields MAVAAPAARRPRSRGALRWGQFVRRSNGASRAAFLFLGLIAAVAIAPELVARYDPVQMGPEAVLAPPSPVHPLGTDEFGRDIASRVVYGARTSLGYAVLATVISTAAGTLIGVTAAYYAGAYDNVVMRAVDVLMAFPGILLALIVVTLLGPGLTHAMVAVGIGQTPGVGRVVRSATLGAKSNLYIEASRAVGGSGAWIMWRHLLPNIRHVVLVLATLGYGAAILVGASLSFLGLGAQPPTPEWGSMLETARGYLQSDWWVGVLPGIVLGATLLSVNVVGDQLRDILDPSLRLD from the coding sequence ATGGCCGTAGCCGCCCCGGCCGCGCGGCGGCCGCGCTCCCGCGGCGCCCTGCGGTGGGGCCAGTTTGTGCGGCGTTCCAACGGCGCGAGCCGCGCGGCGTTTCTGTTCCTCGGCTTGATCGCGGCGGTGGCGATCGCCCCCGAACTCGTGGCTCGATATGACCCCGTCCAGATGGGTCCCGAGGCGGTGCTCGCGCCTCCCTCGCCGGTGCATCCGCTCGGGACCGACGAGTTCGGGCGCGACATCGCGAGCCGCGTCGTGTACGGCGCCCGCACGTCGCTCGGCTACGCGGTCCTCGCGACGGTGATCAGCACCGCGGCCGGAACGCTGATCGGCGTGACGGCGGCCTACTATGCGGGCGCGTACGACAACGTCGTCATGCGCGCCGTCGATGTGTTGATGGCGTTCCCGGGCATTCTGCTCGCGCTGATCGTGGTGACGCTGCTCGGCCCCGGATTGACCCACGCGATGGTGGCGGTCGGCATCGGCCAGACCCCCGGGGTCGGGCGCGTCGTCCGGAGCGCCACGCTCGGCGCGAAGAGCAACCTGTATATCGAAGCGTCGCGGGCCGTGGGCGGATCCGGCGCCTGGATCATGTGGCGGCACCTGCTCCCCAATATCCGGCACGTCGTGCTCGTGCTGGCGACGCTGGGATACGGCGCCGCGATCCTGGTGGGCGCGTCGTTGAGCTTTCTCGGGCTGGGCGCGCAGCCGCCGACGCCCGAATGGGGCAGCATGCTCGAGACCGCCCGGGGATACCTGCAGAGCGACTGGTGGGTCGGCGTGCTGCCGGGCATCGTCCTCGGCGCGACGCTGCTGAGCGTGAACGTCGTCGGCGATCAACTGCGGGACATACTCGATCCGAGCCTCAGGCTCGACTAG
- a CDS encoding ABC transporter permease has translation MGSFIGYRLLHSAIVVAGVLVLVSLMIHLVPGDPAQLMVGDAPVSAAQLQMIRHSLGLDRPLYRQLADDARRFAVGNLGRSLRSGRPILDDLRAALPSTLSLALAAMAFGLLVGVPAGVLASVRRGGWIDTAVTAFAVVGISLPSFWTGILLIVVFAVQLGWFPTSGQAGWRALVLPALTLGWYPAGALARLLRSSMLEVLRKDYVGVARAKGLRERVVVVRHALRNALLPTVTLGSVQFGTLLSGAIVTETVFARDGIGRLVVDGILQRDFPVVQGVVLLIAVIYTLVNLVTDIMYAWLDPRIRYS, from the coding sequence ATGGGGTCGTTCATCGGCTACCGCCTGCTGCACAGCGCGATCGTCGTCGCCGGCGTGCTCGTGCTGGTGTCGCTGATGATCCATCTCGTGCCCGGCGACCCGGCGCAGCTCATGGTGGGGGACGCGCCGGTGTCGGCGGCCCAGCTGCAGATGATCCGGCACAGTCTCGGTCTCGACCGGCCGCTCTACCGGCAGCTCGCGGACGACGCGCGGCGGTTCGCCGTGGGCAACCTGGGCCGCTCCCTGCGCTCGGGCCGGCCGATTCTGGATGACCTCCGCGCCGCGCTTCCGTCGACCCTGTCGCTCGCGCTCGCGGCCATGGCCTTTGGCTTGCTCGTCGGCGTGCCCGCAGGCGTGCTGGCCTCCGTCCGCCGGGGCGGGTGGATCGACACGGCCGTCACCGCGTTCGCCGTCGTCGGCATCTCGCTGCCGTCGTTCTGGACGGGCATCCTGTTGATCGTGGTGTTCGCGGTCCAGCTCGGCTGGTTCCCGACGAGCGGGCAGGCCGGGTGGCGGGCGCTGGTCCTTCCCGCGCTGACGCTCGGATGGTATCCGGCGGGGGCGCTCGCGCGGCTGCTCCGCAGCTCGATGCTCGAAGTGCTGCGGAAGGATTACGTCGGCGTGGCGCGTGCGAAGGGCCTGAGGGAGCGGGTCGTCGTCGTCCGCCACGCCCTCCGCAACGCGCTGCTGCCGACCGTCACGCTGGGATCGGTGCAGTTCGGGACGCTCCTCAGCGGCGCGATCGTCACCGAGACCGTGTTCGCGCGCGACGGCATCGGGCGCCTCGTGGTCGACGGGATTCTGCAGCGGGATTTTCCGGTCGTGCAGGGGGTGGTGCTGCTGATCGCGGTGATCTACACGCTCGTGAATCTCGTCACAGACATCATGTACGCGTGGCTCGATCCGCGCATCCGGTATTCGTGA
- a CDS encoding gamma-glutamyltransferase gives MRAGAIACPEPPAAETGEGIFAQGGTALEAAVAAAAVQGVTNPLGCGLGGMAHIMVARRGWPAPRFLNASVAVGSRAEPGVFEEAFMGRSERAGRYLIADDRNQLGYESIMTPGFVRGMDALLGLGDGRLRWPALLEPAAGIAADGFPVYPYLETYYTFEGGDRPGYPDVFRKLGPDAAARDRYLPGGRPMRTGETMRQPEYGRTLARVAGGGPDEFYRGAVGREMAADFAARGGFVTADDLETYQVQVVEPVQGTFRGLTLYSAPPPAHGAVLVTMLNLAEEMDLGRLEWNSPDYVEAVAWATRAAFADCMPYLSDPAFVSVPVGWLVSKERLRGIRRDFALETGHAGGIPADGHTTHVSALDTDGDVVSITHSIGSIAGAGVATPGLGFLHNNFLGHFNPLRGYHNSIAPRKRMGGGCPTIVYRDGAPWIAIGSSGGSRLISAVFQTLLNMVLFRMPLAAALAAPRIHSEAGRKIYVEPALAETVAEPLRRRGYEIEATIYMGCNQAVEFTPNGPAAASDPRGGAGIGRWPREE, from the coding sequence ATGCGAGCAGGAGCGATCGCCTGTCCGGAACCGCCGGCCGCGGAGACCGGTGAGGGGATCTTCGCTCAGGGCGGAACCGCCCTCGAGGCGGCCGTCGCCGCAGCCGCGGTGCAGGGCGTGACCAATCCGCTTGGCTGCGGCCTCGGCGGCATGGCGCACATCATGGTCGCGCGTCGTGGCTGGCCCGCGCCGCGATTTCTCAACGCCTCCGTCGCGGTGGGCTCGCGGGCTGAGCCGGGCGTCTTTGAAGAGGCGTTCATGGGGCGCAGCGAGCGCGCGGGCCGCTATCTGATCGCGGACGACCGCAACCAGCTGGGCTACGAGTCGATCATGACGCCCGGGTTCGTGCGCGGGATGGACGCGCTGCTGGGCCTGGGGGACGGCCGCCTGCGGTGGCCGGCGCTGCTCGAGCCGGCCGCCGGCATCGCCGCGGACGGATTTCCGGTCTATCCGTATCTCGAGACCTATTACACGTTCGAGGGCGGCGACCGGCCCGGCTACCCGGACGTCTTCAGGAAGCTCGGCCCGGACGCCGCGGCCCGGGACCGGTATCTGCCAGGCGGACGCCCGATGCGTACCGGTGAGACGATGCGGCAGCCGGAGTACGGCCGGACGCTCGCGCGCGTCGCCGGCGGCGGACCGGACGAATTCTATCGCGGCGCCGTCGGCCGCGAGATGGCCGCCGATTTCGCCGCGCGGGGCGGATTCGTGACGGCCGACGATCTCGAGACGTACCAGGTGCAGGTTGTCGAGCCGGTGCAGGGCACCTTCCGTGGTCTCACCCTGTACTCCGCTCCGCCGCCCGCCCACGGGGCGGTGCTGGTGACGATGCTGAACCTGGCGGAGGAGATGGATCTCGGCCGGCTCGAGTGGAACAGCCCCGACTACGTGGAGGCGGTGGCTTGGGCGACCCGCGCGGCCTTCGCCGACTGCATGCCGTACCTGTCGGACCCAGCCTTCGTCAGCGTCCCGGTGGGGTGGCTCGTGTCGAAGGAGCGCCTTCGCGGCATCCGGCGCGACTTCGCGCTGGAGACGGGGCACGCCGGCGGGATCCCGGCCGACGGCCATACGACGCACGTGTCGGCGCTCGACACCGACGGCGACGTGGTCAGCATCACGCATTCGATCGGCTCGATCGCGGGCGCCGGTGTTGCGACGCCGGGACTCGGGTTCCTCCACAACAATTTCCTGGGGCACTTCAATCCGCTGCGCGGCTATCATAATTCGATCGCGCCCCGGAAGCGCATGGGCGGCGGCTGTCCGACCATCGTCTACCGGGACGGCGCGCCGTGGATCGCGATCGGGTCCTCCGGCGGAAGCCGGCTGATCAGCGCGGTGTTTCAGACGCTGCTCAACATGGTGCTCTTCCGGATGCCGCTCGCCGCGGCCCTCGCGGCGCCGCGGATCCACAGCGAAGCCGGACGGAAGATCTACGTGGAGCCGGCCCTTGCGGAAACGGTCGCCGAGCCGCTTCGCCGCCGGGGATACGAGATCGAAGCGACGATCTATATGGGCTGCAATCAGGCGGTCGAGTTCACGCCGAACGGTCCGGCCGCCGCGTCGGATCCGCGCGGCGGCGCCGGCATCGGCCGGTGGCCGCGCGAGGAGTGA
- a CDS encoding cyclase family protein: protein MATRCVNLAQPWYSGMPHGKHHDVPVFEPKPHTITFPGGSAHVSITEIRTAAHVGTHIDAARHFFPDGPAIDAYPTGRFVGPGVVLDATREGPVPLTAPELREMRPEIRRGDIVFVYFGYAERFGRDDYRTHPYLSVDAAEFLIERGVSIVGTDTITPDLPVVTRPPGFDHPIHRRLLGHDVLIVENLGPGLKEVLGRRLTLAVLPLRIVGGDGSPVAACALLDEG, encoded by the coding sequence ATGGCGACGCGCTGCGTGAACCTCGCTCAGCCCTGGTACTCCGGGATGCCGCACGGCAAACACCACGATGTGCCCGTGTTCGAGCCGAAGCCGCACACGATCACATTTCCCGGCGGATCCGCTCACGTGTCGATCACGGAGATCCGGACCGCGGCGCACGTCGGCACGCACATCGACGCGGCGCGCCACTTCTTCCCCGACGGGCCGGCGATCGACGCCTATCCGACCGGGCGCTTCGTGGGGCCGGGGGTGGTCCTCGACGCGACGCGCGAGGGGCCCGTGCCGCTGACCGCGCCGGAGCTGCGCGAGATGCGCCCGGAGATCCGGCGGGGCGACATCGTGTTCGTCTATTTCGGGTACGCGGAGCGCTTCGGGCGGGACGACTACCGCACGCACCCGTATCTGTCGGTCGACGCGGCCGAGTTTCTCATCGAGCGCGGCGTGAGCATCGTGGGCACGGACACGATCACGCCCGATCTGCCGGTCGTCACCCGGCCGCCGGGGTTCGACCATCCGATCCACCGGCGCCTGCTCGGGCACGACGTGCTGATCGTGGAAAACCTCGGTCCGGGCCTCAAGGAAGTGCTGGGACGGCGGCTGACGCTCGCCGTGCTGCCGCTGCGCATCGTCGGCGGCGACGGCTCCCCGGTCGCCGCGTGCGCGTTGCTTGACGAGGGGTAG
- a CDS encoding M24 family metallopeptidase: MNDVLGRAMREERWDAVLLSSPENVLYASGAHVHTQSLIRRRQAMVVLGAAGDGALIVAEVERGLAARHNRLSQLLAYREFEQTAIDLALPLLAPLLKAGGTLGLEMEHLPAGDYDRLRAALGSVRVAAVDERLRTLRSVKSAAELELYARGARALDQAICNAVAGCAPGTPEAQLAASIVSNLYEIAGADVRTAVGLVASGRNLLTTHHVADGTPIEGGAVARVGCRAMLGAHHALVARTALAAPPRPGLPDLYARLVSAREDLVASLRPGVTGDEVYTRAARFRTSVGLELRTAHVGHGIGLEYQEPPRLRPGSMDEVAAGMVLILVTVAPVPNVGNLYLEDIAAVGTSGATLLSNHAPDAPLIIA; the protein is encoded by the coding sequence GTGAACGACGTCCTGGGACGCGCGATGCGCGAAGAGCGGTGGGACGCCGTGCTGTTGTCGTCGCCCGAGAACGTGCTCTACGCGTCGGGCGCGCACGTGCACACGCAGAGCCTGATCCGGCGCCGGCAGGCCATGGTCGTCCTGGGCGCCGCGGGCGACGGCGCCCTCATCGTCGCGGAAGTCGAGCGCGGCCTCGCGGCGAGGCACAACCGCCTGTCCCAGCTGCTCGCCTACCGGGAGTTCGAGCAGACGGCGATCGATCTCGCGCTGCCGCTGCTCGCGCCGCTGCTGAAAGCGGGCGGCACCCTCGGCCTGGAAATGGAGCACCTGCCGGCGGGCGACTACGATCGGCTGCGCGCGGCGCTCGGTTCCGTGCGGGTCGCCGCGGTGGACGAGCGCCTGCGCACGCTGCGGTCGGTCAAGTCCGCCGCGGAGCTGGAACTGTACGCTCGAGGGGCGCGCGCTTTGGACCAGGCGATCTGCAACGCGGTCGCGGGCTGCGCCCCCGGCACCCCCGAGGCGCAGCTCGCCGCCTCCATCGTCTCGAACCTCTACGAGATCGCGGGGGCGGACGTGAGGACGGCGGTCGGCCTCGTCGCGAGCGGCCGGAATCTATTGACGACACACCACGTGGCCGACGGCACGCCGATCGAAGGCGGCGCCGTCGCCCGCGTCGGCTGCCGCGCCATGCTCGGCGCCCATCACGCGCTGGTGGCACGCACGGCGCTCGCGGCGCCGCCGCGACCGGGGCTGCCCGATCTTTACGCACGGTTGGTGTCGGCCCGCGAGGACCTGGTCGCGTCGCTGCGGCCGGGCGTCACGGGCGACGAAGTGTACACGCGGGCCGCGCGCTTCCGGACGTCGGTGGGGCTGGAGCTTCGAACCGCCCACGTCGGCCACGGCATCGGCCTCGAATACCAGGAGCCGCCGCGGCTCCGGCCGGGCTCCATGGACGAGGTGGCCGCCGGCATGGTCTTGATCCTGGTGACGGTCGCGCCGGTCCCGAATGTCGGCAATCTCTACTTGGAGGACATCGCCGCGGTCGGGACGTCCGGCGCGACGCTGCTCAGCAACCATGCGCCCGACGCACCGCTGATCATAGCGTAG
- a CDS encoding aldolase/citrate lyase family protein, with protein MLKPNRVRAAFREGRPSFGVYARIPSTATIELLAHAGLDFVRIDLLENHIGPEMLRAMIQTAHAEGITPFVRVPAVDPQAIRMVLDLGASGVIVPEVESAADVAAAVRAAKLPPHGARRVGLTGLDGHGRVAPDEYAAWASEHVLLGVQMETPGALRDMDAILAMPGLDMVLGGRGTLASHLGVPGQRDHPKVLEAEARLMERARQAGKIISVTYLPVRDPAQVEPVRDWVARGIHSVALGLDADFVHVYRRLLAAVAPAASGERQS; from the coding sequence ATGCTGAAGCCGAACCGCGTTCGCGCCGCGTTCCGGGAAGGACGGCCGTCGTTCGGCGTCTACGCGCGCATCCCGTCGACGGCCACGATCGAGCTGCTGGCGCACGCGGGGCTCGACTTCGTTCGGATCGATCTCCTGGAAAACCACATCGGTCCGGAGATGCTCCGTGCCATGATTCAGACCGCCCACGCCGAGGGCATCACCCCGTTTGTCCGCGTGCCGGCGGTGGACCCGCAGGCGATCCGGATGGTGCTGGATCTCGGCGCCTCGGGCGTGATCGTGCCCGAAGTGGAGAGCGCCGCCGACGTCGCAGCCGCGGTGCGCGCGGCCAAGCTGCCGCCGCACGGCGCGCGGCGGGTCGGGCTCACCGGCCTCGACGGACATGGACGCGTCGCACCGGACGAATACGCGGCGTGGGCGTCCGAGCACGTGCTGCTCGGAGTCCAGATGGAAACTCCCGGCGCCCTTCGGGACATGGACGCGATTCTCGCGATGCCGGGGCTCGACATGGTGCTGGGCGGCCGCGGCACGCTGGCCTCCCATCTCGGCGTACCCGGACAGCGCGACCACCCGAAGGTGCTGGAGGCCGAGGCACGGCTGATGGAGCGCGCCCGGCAGGCCGGCAAGATCATCTCCGTGACGTATCTTCCGGTGCGCGATCCCGCCCAGGTCGAGCCGGTGCGCGACTGGGTCGCGCGCGGCATCCACAGCGTGGCGCTGGGCCTCGACGCCGACTTCGTTCACGTGTACCGGCGGCTGCTCGCCGCGGTGGCGCCGGCGGCCTCGGGCGAGCGGCAGAGCTGA